A genomic window from Flavobacterium azooxidireducens includes:
- a CDS encoding alpha/beta hydrolase: MSLQYLIREPKTIQEKNPLLLLLHGYGSNKEDLFSFASELPEQYYVISVQAPHDLMYGSYAWYAINFDADDTKFSDINQAKQSRDLIVDFIDELVAKFPIDKENITLIGFSQGAILSYAIALSYPEKVSKIVAMSGYLNTEMAKDNFEKNNFSNLKIFASHGTVDQVIPVDWARKTSPVLEKLGIKFVYKEYPVGHGVAPQNFYDFRNWLGENK; this comes from the coding sequence ATGTCGTTACAGTATTTAATTCGAGAGCCAAAAACAATTCAAGAAAAAAATCCTTTATTACTTTTATTGCACGGTTATGGCAGTAATAAAGAAGATTTATTTTCATTTGCATCGGAACTTCCGGAGCAATATTATGTGATTTCGGTGCAAGCTCCGCATGATTTAATGTATGGAAGCTATGCTTGGTATGCGATCAATTTTGATGCAGATGATACTAAGTTTTCCGATATAAATCAAGCCAAACAATCTAGGGATTTAATCGTTGATTTTATAGATGAATTAGTTGCAAAATTTCCGATTGATAAGGAGAATATCACTTTAATCGGATTCAGTCAAGGTGCAATTTTGAGCTACGCTATCGCTCTCTCCTATCCTGAAAAAGTTTCAAAAATTGTAGCGATGAGTGGTTATTTGAATACCGAAATGGCGAAGGATAATTTTGAAAAAAATAACTTCTCAAACTTAAAAATATTTGCTTCACACGGAACAGTTGATCAAGTAATTCCGGTGGATTGGGCAAGAAAAACAAGTCCGGTTTTAGAAAAATTAGGAATTAAATTTGTGTATAAAGAATATCCTGTTGGTCACGGTGTTGCTCCACAAAATTTTTATGATTTTAGAAATTGGCTTGGAGAAAACAAATAG
- a CDS encoding DUF4870 domain-containing protein — MEQNKNAAIVAYLTIIGSVIAIFMNSENKSSFASFHIRQALGIFLTFFALGYPIGYFDSWMISFAFYIFFFILWIFGFMGALNNEEKKVPLLGDFYQNIFKSL; from the coding sequence ATAAAAATGCTGCAATTGTAGCCTACTTAACGATTATTGGATCTGTAATCGCAATTTTTATGAATAGTGAAAACAAAAGTTCGTTTGCCAGTTTTCACATCAGACAAGCATTGGGAATATTTTTAACCTTTTTTGCTTTAGGATATCCGATTGGTTATTTTGATAGTTGGATGATCTCCTTCGCTTTTTATATTTTCTTTTTTATTTTATGGATTTTCGGATTTATGGGAGCCTTGAATAATGAAGAGAAAAAAGTTCCATTGTTGGGTGATTTTTACCAAAATATATTTAAAAGCCTATAA